The DNA region AAGGTCTATAAAGTACACATTTAGTGTTGCATTTCTTATTATAAACTATTCCACACACAAGATGATGTTCCCAACTTCCAGAGATTAAAAAAGAACACTGTTGGACCTACCACCAACCCAAAAATATGGCCACTGCAATCTGCTGCTCTCCTATACCTCTTGCCACAAAAGGCAAGCAGCTCGTTCTAACTGCCATCTAATTAAACCCTGTGGTGGTCATTGCTGTTAACCAGAGTCCAGAATCCACCTCTGGGCATGATGGGGGATTATTTTGTGTtatgaggtgggaagacctacccACTGTGGGCAACACCATTCCTTGACTGTGATCTTGGGCTGTGCACAGTTTGCATTTGtacctctctacttcctgacttcCTGCCAATGAAGTGTGTTGacctgcctcctgctcctgcctccgtGCCTTCCTTTTGCACTGGAAGCCAGGATAAACGCTTTCTCCCTTGGATTGCTTCTGcaaattattttatcacagcaaatgagggaaaaaatgaagacaatacCATTTGATCTTtggtctgttttgagacagggtcttgctaaggGGTCAAGGCTGGCCTGCAGCTTGCTATGTAGTCCAAGATAGCTTTGAGCCTGGgatgtcctgcctcagcctcctgagtgctgggattccaggcaagCACTAAAGCACCAGCCTTGTTACAGTTGTAACTTCTAGTTATACCACTCTACTTTGTATGTGAACCTTATATAAATTACATTCCCACTTTACGTATTTTGGAaggatttgttttcttcctcagcaTGATCAACCACATCTTCATGGGTGTATGAAGCCATGGCTTGTTTGATGTCACAGATTTAGGATTTTTACTGCAAGAAGATGGCACTCCCTAGTACCCAGCCTGATGGTCAGGTTTCTATGTACGTTGTTTCTAACTTTGGGCTATCACCTCTCAACAGTGCACTTGTTTCTTGGTTACCATCAGATAAGAGGCTTTTGGATTTTTCTGCCACCACCATATATaggaaaatactgtttttatgGCACACTGCAGGTAACTAGAGGGAGTATAGAGTCCTCAATGAAGTAGATTAACCACAGAGATGAAGCATATCAATACTCACAGCAAGATGCAAAGACCAAAGAGGAGAAAAAGTGAAACCCTGTGTGTGGACCTGTGGTGAAGTGCCCATGCTATTGTTTATTAGAATTGTTTATTGAGCTGTTCCCATTAattagcccaggttggcctcgaactctggAATCTCCTATCTCCATGTCTTAAGTGCTAGAATCAGAAGCAtacatcaccatacctggctttttttcttatttgggtgtgtatgggggggtgggTAAATGTGTGAATGTGGGCACACATGAGCCACAGTTAGAATATAGAGATCTAGAGGTCAAGTTTTGGGAGTCTGTTCTTTACTTCCATGGTGgggtccagggatcaaactcacatCACCAGGCTTttacagcaagtacctttaccttcTAAGCCAAGGCACTAGCCTTGGCTTCTTACTACTGAGTTCTAACTTATCATACTAGAGTCATACGTTAATACTTAGAAATAGACTGACCCTTGTTTTCTGATTGCTACATATGCCCAGTAGTTCCCTGAGAACGGGGTGCATTTGCTAGTTGTTAAGTAGAGGGGTCTATGATAAATGTCCATGGGATTATTGTGGCCAATgcttgctgggggtggggatagTGACAAATCCAGCCTGAGCCATCTGCTGCTGTATTATCTATCTCTTCACTCTACAGGGCAGAGTTAAGTGGTTGTGACAGAGACCATACGACTTCCCAAAGCTGAAACTGTTCACTAGCCAGCCCTTCAGAAGAAAAGTTCAGTAACCAATTACACTAGGCTGACCAAAGGCTCTGTTAAAGAACTGATTTTAAATGTGTGATAATGGCATATTTGGAAGTCTGTTCATTTTTGCTTTGCTATTTTCTGTTGCAGCTAAGCGATCTGGGGCAAGCATGCCATAAAGCATCCTCCTTCCCTAGTAAGGTCTCTCCTATCATTAATGTGGGAccctcctgtccctgtccccatgCAAACTTTTTATTACTTGCACCCCATGTCCTCACATTTTGGTATGTTCCTTCAATCTCAGCAGCAGCTCCTCAGCCCCATACCAACAAATTCCACCTCCCTGcagctcctccctccctgtcctcctcccgCTCAATAATCTCAATATGCTCAATACAGACAAGCTCCACTTTCCCacagctcttcctcctcctagaCTCTTCTCCCCTCCACACTGACAAACTCCACTTATGCAATACAGCCCTGCCCCTCTCCAAGTCCTTCATCATATTTTCTCAGGTCCCACTAAACAAGTGTGGTCACCAACTCCCAAACTCAAGGCACCCTccgcctcagcttcccaagggctgTGCTTACAGCCTTGGCACCCACCATGCTGACTCCCTTCCTGTGTGCCTTTTAAAGTCTTTCCTTTTGACATCTGGACCCTTTGTgtgtcctccacaggcactatACCCTGTGCTTTCCATGTCATAAAGTTGGAAAAGTCACCAGCCCTGCCACCTCCTTCAGAACAGTGAAGAAGTTCTGGGTCAGGGATGCGGCTCTATGGCAGAGCGCTTGCCTTGTGCATACAAGGTGTTGGGTTCCATCCCAAGaaccctaaaaaaataaaaagaaaaaggacatctGAATTCTTAGATCAGACTTAAGCATCTGGCCAGTGTTTTAGTTCCAGGTTGtttggcatttatttttattgtgtttgtaaTGGAGAAATACATTATCTGCTTTCAAAATAGTGCTTGAAAATACAAGGAGTACAGATACCACGTAACAGCAAACTCCAGTCAGGAGACACTATGCACATCACATGAAAAAAATAGTCTGGTATTCACGTAATAAAAACTAGACTTCAAAAGTCCCAAGTTTCCagcttggtttaaaaaaaaaaacaggcatatTTACACAAaacatttaataaacatttttccaATGTGTAAACAAAATGAGGAGACTAAATCTGTGCCTGGCTGTCTCCAGCAGACACTGTAGCTATTTGAAATGCAGAAGCCGTGTGCTTTCTTATGCTGGTGGAAGGGCAAGGTGAACCTGAACAGAGCAGAGGTGTGACAGACAGAGGTCTGGCAGTCTAGGTATCAGAAAGTCTCAATTACTGCTTagtttaaaagggaaaaagactATAGTCCAACATTGAAAATTAATCTAGAAGGACAAGAAAGGTTAAACAATTCTGACTTGACATGGGAGAAAACAGgcagaacagaaaggaagagttttagagggaaagggagagacagacctGGCTGCTTGGAAGAGCTGTTTGCTATATCTGGATTAAGAAGACTAAAGCTACCATTCAATGACATCCGTTGGCCCTCAGTTCCTACACACAGGGATTCTGCTACTTTATTGAGAAGTAGCTCTAACTTATAGTATCCCTGAGACTTGGTAAAAGAGTAGAAAGCTGACTAGATGTCAAGTGCTttgtggaaattatttttttgtatgaCCGTACACATATAATCTGATAAATTCTGGTATcggcattaaaataaaacatggctTAAAGTTCTTAAGAGTAAAAATGCCTTTTTGCCTACATATTTAAAATAGGAAACTAGTTTTCTTCCAGAACAGATACTCTGTGATCTAGAAAATCTCTCATCCATGGAGAGCAAGAACAGAACACTGACCCAAGTTTCCCTGAGATATTAACCAGAGTCAGAATTTGATGTTTTGTGCCACGTGGCCAAAAAACTTTTGGATTCACATTATGGTTTAGATATTAATATTATGGACTTTTAAGAAGTAATACGCATGTATATATGCTTAATGCAAAGAGGATGAATGATTAAGAACAAAGGAACGTGGAACTCTTGAGAAAATACCTAGTTGCTGATTATAACATTCTCCCAAACAATTCTACAGATAAAACCCATATACCATTTCTTGATCTTGTCCCATAGAAACCAAATAGTAGTAATTATGGTTTTGATGTCAAATGAATGCCCTCTGAGTTTACATTCCATTTCAAAGGGTGTAGCCACCTCCTGGGAACTGAGATACATATTTTGTGCTTTCTCAAGTATATTACTGCAAAATAGCATGCAACTTTAAGATTAGTAAAGAAATCTTTTCAGGGAGGAAAAAAGGTGAAAAATCACCAAAGTGAAAGTCAAAAATTTAGTtccaaatgtaaaaattaaaaatcccatAAAGTGCTAAAATAGGGGTTCTGATAGCTTGTATTGCAAATTTCCCAACAGTGAATCAAATATAAATCTAATTCTAATGTCAGTCATGGACAGAAATGAATACAGCTGGAGgggttttttctcttttctaatcatagttctctaaaaaaaaatgtaactactATCAACATGCTAATGATCTGAGGCATGAGTAACAGTACTTCTGGTTTTGAATGCTAATCTGGACTTCGGTTCAAGATTAGACCAGTAAAAAAAGTTACCAATCGAGTATGAATCTATTTTGAGTCATATCTAATCTGGTTCCCTCATTTTCCTTTAACATCCGAAAGCGACAAgttcaatttgcaagaatttgTGTAAGGGCCTTTGAGGTGGTTTCTATCCATTCAATCTGTTTTATTGAACTCTCAATAAAAGGAATAGGATCTCTAGGAAAAACAGGGATACCGGGCTTATCTGTTCCCAGGTGTTTCCTGAGAGGCCAACAGAGAAGCTGCTGTCTGAGTAGTGTCTAAGCTGGACTCGTCTATCTGGTTCCTTCTCTTCTGTTGGgtttcttgttcctttcttcttatcAGGTGAGAATGTCTTCTAGACTCCTAGTATAGGATTGGGTATGTTCGTTGCTGTATTTCCTGAAGGTCTAGATGGATGGTTTACCAGATGTGTCGAAGAAACAACTCTGGTCATTGTAGGCTTAGGTGGTGATGAAATGGTAGGTTGTGAGGGCATCTGAGGGATGGTTTCACTCAGTGCAATCCCTGAGCTTTCTATGGGATTCACATGCTGCAAGGAAACATCAGGAAACTGTATGTTGGTTACAGACGCTGCCATAACAGCCAAAGCAGGACTGTTTCGGCCTTGAGGATTTCCAGTCAGTGGACCTGTCTTCACAGTGCCAGTAGGTGAAGGTGCAGTCATGCTGTTTTCACTGTCTATAGACAAGAGAAGGCTGCTGTCATTCACAGCTGTCAATCTAACACTTTCTGTTAAATGCGTTTCCTTTTTCTGAAGAACATGATTTGGAAGTAGCTGATGAAGTTCCTTTCTTCTTAGATGCATTGCAGCAATCTTCATATCCATCTCAAACATCTTACTATTTATTGCTTGTCTGTACACTGTATCTGTGAAAGACTGAATATCATAGGTGAGATCAATACTGAGAATTTCAGAATTTTCTGGCTTCTTCAACACTAACCCGATCACCCACATAGTACGAAATTCTTCCTTGTCAACATTTTCTTTTGGTGCTGGAAATGACTGGGGATTTACATGTGCCAGAGTAATGAACTCATTCTTTTCCAGGCTCCCAACCAGGATTCGGATCTTTGATTCCACCAAGCCCACCCACTCTAAATGTTGTTTCTCTGTTGGTGCACTTGCCAGAAGTACAATATAATGCTTGTATTTTTGAAAAAAGCTTGGAGCTTCGAAAAGTTTGGACCATTCTGCCTTATTCAGCAGAATTTCATGTGTGATAGCAAGGCCTTGCTTAAACTCCTCAATCATGACCATCCTGGTTGAAACAGACACATTGTACGTGGAGTTCTGCTGTGGGTATGCTGGTGTAATTATAGGCATAAGATGGTACCTGTCACTAGGATTCACTCTTGGGTCCCATACAGGCAAGTTAAGATTTCGTTCTTCTGGTTCTTTTAACAACACTGGATTTGGCCATTCCCATTcagaaaacaccaagaaaaattTTCGTACAAGAGTGGATGCTATTGCATTTGGATAAAGCTGGCAAGTTCTTGCTACTAGCATAGCCCAGGAAACACCTCCAAGGAAACCCAATATATTGGAATAGATGTTGTGGCATTTGGCCCATAATTTGATGGCTCTCAGTGTTAACCTGAAGCTGTCAATGTTTGGTACTAGATGTAAAATTTCATCAGTTACCCGGCAACCATTAAGGCTTCTTATGCACCTAATATCTAAATTCTTAAGCAGACTATCATCTCGTAGGTCCAAATCTTCTGGAATAGTCTGCAATGCTAATCTTGCAAACAAAATATCAATCTCTATTCCATCAAAACACAGTTTGATAACCGGCACAAAGGCCTCCTCAACAGCTCTTAAATCTTTTACTTCCTCCTGTAGTTTCAATTTGTCATAGAAGGAGGTGAAAAAGTCATTTCGATCCACGTGTCTTGGTGCAACGCACAACGCATCGATATCTGCACCTTTCGTGTGTACTCCTAGTCGGTAAGAGCCGAACGTAAAAATTTTCCCCCCAACATTCTCAATTACAGCTTGTGGAAGATTCCTGCTTTCACTGATTTCTCGGATCCATTCCTTCACCAGATTATTTAATTTCTGCAAAATTAAAATCCTGCGCTGcagttcctcttcctcttcaaacACCCCGAAGGGCTGGAGGGTCTCGATCAGCTTCTGGGTGAGTTCGCAGTCTGTGTCCTTGGGGGCGGCCAGGCTGATGGGGGACGATATGCCGAACTGCTTCGGGGCGGGAGCCTGTTGTTGTGCTCCTTGGGTGGTCACCGCAAATGGCATCATCTCTAGCTCCCGCGCCGCCAGGGCACCTGCCCCGCCACCGCGACCTCAGCGGCCTCTGCTCGGCTCATGATCCGAAGGCGCGAGGGGCGGGCTCCTGCCGGCCGGCCCTGTAGGCCCCCCGCTCCGCTCCGAGCCCGCCGCCTCAAGCGCTTCCCCTGGTACCCCTCCGGGCCAACATGGCGCCGGGCTCCTCAGCGGTCGCGTTCCAGAACCGACAGCGCACGCACGCGCCTGCGCACCGGCCGATGCCGCTGCCGCTCTCACGAGATTGGTAGAAATTCTCGTGCCACAGGGCTTCCGTAAGAGCGCCATCCCCGCCCGTCCTGCCCGGCTCTGAGAAGTTTCTCTTGAGGAACAATGCATGGGCCTCTATCCCCAAGCAGGTTCCAGAGGATGCTCCAGCTAGGCCCAGGCGACAGTAGCGCTTTCATCAGGCCCTGGTGTCACTTGTTGCGGTGGCTTCAATTTCTCCTGGCTCCTGCTGAGAAGTTACCATCAAGCCAAAAACTATGGCCCTTTCGTCGTCTTCTGCCTGCCCATGCTCAAATTTCTGGCCTCAGTGTCCCACAGTTTCACTGCTGTGCGTGTGCAAGGTAAATATAATCAATTTACACGGGCGCTCTGGGATTCTTGCCTCAGAGCAAGGAGTCCTTTTCATTTCATGGCCTCTAAAAGATTCCCACGCCTATGCTTGGAATATGCTCTTCCCGACATTCTCTTGGTTCTCTTCATTTAGATACAGGATAAACCTTCCCGTTCTTCCCGTGCTCCGGATCTGTGCTTGTTCCTGGGTGACACCAGATCATCCACTTCTCCATTCTCACTTCAGTTATATATAGTGTGCAGTTGaagcaccactgcccggccttgcttatttgtttttgtggtattgGGGGTGAATCCAAGCGCCTGGCACGCTACCAGTAAGCGAGAGAACCAGTTTAAGTATTCTTTTAAATACTTACCTTTTTGATACTAGAAGCCTAATTGTTCCAGTTTCACTCCTGTTGCTGACAAAAAAACTTAGgggtaaagggtttatttggcttacaattccagattACCATCAGTTACAGGGAATGTGAGAAGAACTTAAAACATCTAGCCACATCACAGTCAGTCAAGAGCAGGGAGGACAAATGCACCCATGCTTTCTTCCTGTCATCCATCTATCTTTCTCCTGTTTATACAGTTTAGGACCCCTTGCCTAAGGATGACTACCCACAATTGGCTGGATCTTCCTATATCAATGAACACTCAAGACAGTCTCCTACAGACACATCCACAAGCCTAACGGATCTAGGTAATTCCTCACTAAGAATTtcttcccagggctggagagatggctcagaagaaggatgggaagaggaaaaggtaCCACTGTTGCTTTTCCAGGACAGGAGATTGGTTCtaatacctctggcctctgtgagcacatgcttacacataattaaaacttgaggaaaacaacattttttaagaaatggaCTTTCTAGTTGATTCTAGATTGCgacaagttgacagttaaagctaaccagcacaattttcttgttcttttaaacATCTGTCTCTATTTTGGAGGTGATATACTGTTTTCATCCTACTGGTTCTTCAAATACAGTGAGCACGAATTAGTATTCAGTAGCCAATAATGCCTCCAAGAGTCTGATTCTGTAGTGTGCTGTCTTTCATGGATTTCTGGGCACTTTCCCTTTTGCGTCCTCTTAATCTTGTTATGAGCTCATTTGTGGAGGAActtctatgtagttctggctgccctggagcacaatatgtagacaaggctagcctcaaattcacagagatcttcctgcctctgtgtcctgagtcctgggattaaaggtgtaccacACCTGgtatgacttttaattttttatccacTATAATCCAGACCCAAATACACATGGGGNNNNNNNNNNgaaatccaactgcctctgcctcccaagtgctgggattaaaggcatgcgccaccactgcccggcacttttttcttaagaaagtttttaaagttttcaccATCCAGAATCCAGATAGATTCCTTGTCATCTATGTGCCAGGTAGGTACTCAACATGCTACCCTTTGGAGAGTCCAGCTTCCTCAGAAAGGAGGGCAGGTCTCACTGATAACTGCCCACCTTTCTAAGGTCTCGAAGGGCTCTGTCTCACTTGTCCTCTGTCAAGCTCACGTtcgtttcttttgattttatttttattttttatttgcatgtgcctgtgtatacatTCATCCTCAGCAGCTGTTGTTACAACAggggtgctgagactcaaactctgatcctctggaagattaccatgtacttttaaccactgagcaattgCTTCAGTTCCAAATTTAAGCTTCTTAGTTGTCCAACCTGGCAAATGCCTCCCAGGGAGATTACAGTTTCACAATCAGTTGAGATCCTGTGCTTCATCCGGGGAAAGAGGTCAGTCAGTGAAGTGTTACTATGTAGGcacttatatacacatgtgtatattcaCCAACACAAATGGATGCACGTACAAATGATCCCATGATTGATCTTTTTTCTTCAAACCACAGAAATGTCCTTTATTTGTGGTGGGGTACTAACCTATACATTTGAAAGATAATTTATAGTGTTCATTTATCGTTCTACCTTCTTAATGTATTCTCTAGAATTAGTCTAATTTTTGGTTACTTCTATGCTGCCCAATTCAATGAACCCAATGGTCTTCATTGTTTCTGACCCACAGAATCTTCATGTTTGGCCAACAAGGCCAAAACAACACTATACTTTGTTCCTATTACCTGTATATCTCTGGATACTTTCTACCTTTCTCAGTTTGCCtttctggcttcccctctgaTACTTAGTCTTGGGATTTGGAGGTCCTCTAGTATCTGCATAAGCCCTCATCCCTCTTCACTGTATGCATACTCACTACCTGCATGTTCTGTCAATTTCCACAGTTTTAATATCACCAACCAGTCTTGGTGGCTTATGCATCTAACTCAGCATTagagaggctggagcaggagaatcatgagATTGAAACCAGCCTGGACTGATaatgagttgtaggccagcctggaacCATGAGACCCTATCTATAAACAAATATCACCCACTTAcagatttaactttttaaaaatcagacccTCTCTCCTAAGCAGTGGGTCCATACCATACAACTCCAACATTATCACCTTGGATATCTCAAACTTTGCCATTTAAAGAGAACACttgggccagcaaaatggctcaggggtttGTAAAAGCACTTGTGCATAAGCCTCAGGACCTAAGTGAGATCTCCAAATCAAGGGAATTGAAAACttattcctgaaagttgtcctctgacctccacatgtgtgccatggcatgcgcATTGTACGTAcatgataaatgaatgaatgaataaggaaGGTTCCTCCAAGTGTCCCATAAGCTGTTTCTTTCTGTAGTCTCCATTTAGACTCCATTGAAGCTCCATGGACCCTAAATCCTGGCTTCATTCTTGGCGCCTCCTCCCTCCTTGTTTTTTCAACATCCAATTACTTTGCCAACACACTCTTGGTTCTCCTCCATCCACTTCTCTCCACCTGTAACTGGACTATAAGCCACATAAGCTCTGGTGAAAACTTCTCCCATCAACTCATTACTGACCTTCTCAAAGTATTCTGACCTCAGGATCCAAATGGGCTTGTGCACACCTTAGTGGCCTCCTGTACTATGTCTAAGTCTAAATCCAAAGTAACTCCCTGGTATTTCCACTTCCAAACACTGACTGCCTGGCCTTgccatttgtttcttcttatcCCTGGGTCTTTGAATAATACTGTCCCTTTGTCCAGAATGTCCTTCCTGCCCCACCAACTGCCCACTGCTCTTCCTTCACCCGGTATGTGTGTTCTCATCTTCCACAAAGGCAAGCTTAAAGTTCATTTCCTCAGAGAGAACTTCCTAAACTAAACCTTTTTTCATAGTGCtctgtaagctttttttttttgtttttgtttttgtttttcttttttgttttggtaaagGGGATTGAGTGTGGGTCCATTCTAGGCAAATGTGTTACCACTGAGTTGCACCCCTAGTCCCAAAAATATTTGTAGTTATGTTTCCTGATAgattttatttcctgtgtgtgcgcgcatgtgtggtGGGAGCACACATGTTACATGAGTGGTGTGCCTGTGTAGGAATGGAGGCGCACTGACTTATTCTTTTGATTCATAGTCTTCCTCCAAACTCAGTTTTCAGCTAGGTGACagcactggggtcacaggcatATGCACAAGACCaagcctggctttttatatgaggcctgggatccaaactcagatcctcatgacTGTGTAGCAACCTTTCTTAACCCTCAAGTCATCTTTCCAGTTCCTTGAGAgattttttggggtgggggtaggttcaagacagggttctctttgtgtagccctgactgtcctgaaacttactctgtagaccaggctggccttgaactcaagagatctgcctgcctctacctcccaagtgctgagattaaaggcatgtgccccccccacccccccgcctgACACCTTGAGAGCTTCTGTCTTCATTGTTATTGCCAGTAGCTTCTCAGCTACCTAGGAACCAGATGTGTTTGCTTGTGAACTGCCTTGTATGCAGCACCACATGGAGTGTCTGACACAGGAGCTACTCAGAGTTAGCTAGAAACTGAACAAGAGAGAAGCAACCTCTCACCCAGTCACCCTCACACCACTATCCAGAGTAACTAACTACCTGTCAGTGCTGAGAGCCCTGGCCCTGACCTCATTGCTTTAGGAAAATGAATGGTTCCTTTTTACATTATGTATTTGTGGCAGGCTGTGAACTGCATGCCCCCAACCCCACAACTCCATTGTGTTCTAATACAGAGACTGGGAAGCCAACCTATTTGATGATCCCATTTCTTCTACAGCTAGAGGCAGACCTGGGACACAACTACCTGTTACTACAACATGCACACCCAATAGCATTTGAgcacattaaggaaaaaaaaaaatctctgaacaAATAGTACCATGAGAACTACTGGATGTTAACATGGTTCTGATGGAGTAATTACATAACTAAGAGATGATTATTATTAGAAATGCTTCAAATGGCTAATAGGCAATGTGGGATCTCTACTACTAATTCTGAATTCACAGCATTGTTCTTACGGTACCTGCTTCAAGACAGCTCTGGAAAAGGCTCCTTCAGCTGGGGAATGGCTCAAGTGGATAGAGGGAAATCATACCTCAGAACCTATGCACAAAAACCAGAGAAGCATGGCAAcctcctttgatcccagcactcaagagacagagacaaggcaTACCAGAaacaagctggctagcaagactagCTGGAACTAGTGAGCACTGGATGCCTTGAGAGGCCTTGCttactgaaagaaaataattgagaCCCAGAGTCAGATTCATGCATCCACAcgaatgtacacacatatgcatggatgcaccatacatacatagatatgcatatgaatacatgcCACACCTACACACGAAAAGTAAATAAACACTAAGAAGGCTGAAGTTTTGTGCAGTAggaaaaagtataaaagaaacaGGTCACTGGAGCCAGAGAGGCGGCTCTGTGgctaagaacactagctgcttttccagaggacccagattcagcaCCCACACAACAGCTAGCCAGGGTATGTAACCTAGTTCCAGAGCattgccctcctctggcctctgaaaacACCacgcatgcacatggtgcacagattgCACATaggcagaacacacatacacataaaatttttttttaaaaaagaaagaaaatgttaaagcagTTCACTCCCAGTTGGGGCTGTAATTAAGCTGTAGAGCTCTCATCTAGCATATATGAGGCTGTGGATTTGCTCACCAGGCCCATGAATATGTTACTTTGTTAGTAGACTAGCTACACAACTGCTGACTAATGAACTCAAAAATATATCCTTCTCAGAATATTAACTCAGTGTCACTAAAGCAGCCAAGAGGTTCTGGAAAATCGAAGTTAagagttgggcggtggtggctcacgcctttaatcccagcacttgggaggcaaaggcaggcggatttctgNNNNNNNNNNAAGAGTTGCTTACTTCATTAGCAACAAGTGACTCATGACAGTTGGAAACACATGTTCCCAAGTGAGAATCCCAATTTGTGCAAAGTGCTAAGGAAAATGGAGAATTTTGAACTTGGTGAGGAAACTGAGGATGAGAATTTTTCAGTATTccttacatatgtacacacacacacacacacacacacacacacaccctcaactGCATACCTAGTGACATTCTCATCCCAGGTTCATGTGCTAACACATGGAAGGACCTGGAGCTTCTCAAGGACAGCCCATTTCCTATCCAATGTCTGAAATTCTTCCCTGGGTAAAAGTTGTCAGAATCAAAATGGAACCACTGTTGTCAAACCTTAATAAAATTGGGGTGTTACAAGAGAGGATATCTCTCT from Mastomys coucha isolate ucsf_1 unplaced genomic scaffold, UCSF_Mcou_1 pScaffold22, whole genome shotgun sequence includes:
- the Papolb gene encoding LOW QUALITY PROTEIN: poly(A) polymerase beta (The sequence of the model RefSeq protein was modified relative to this genomic sequence to represent the inferred CDS: deleted 1 base in 1 codon), yielding MMPFAVTTQGAQQQAPAPKQFGISSPISLAAPKDTDCELTQKLIETLQPFGVFEEEEELQRRILILQKLNNLVKEWIREISESRNLPQAVIENVGGKIFTFGSYRLGVHTKGADIDALCVAPRHVDRNDFFTSFYDKLKLQEEVKDLRAVEEAFVPVIKLCFDGIEIDILFARLALQTIPEDLDLRDDSLLKNLDIRCIRSLNGCRVTDEILHLVPNIDSFRLTLRAIKLWAKCHNIYSNILGFLGGVSWAMLVARTCQLYPNAIASTLVRKFFLVFSEWEWPNPVLLKEPEERNLNLPVWDPRVNPSDRYHLMPIITPAYPQQNSTYNVSVSTRMVMIEEFKQGLAITHEILLNKAEWSKLFEAPSFFQKYKHYIVLLASAPTEKQHLEWVGLVESKIRILVGSLEKNEFITLAHVNPQSFPAPKENVDKEEFRTMWVIGLVLKKPENSEILSIDLTYDIQSFTDTVYRQAINSKMFEMDMKIAAMHLRRKELHQLLPNHVLQKKETHLTESVRLTAVNDSSLLLSIDSENSMTAPSPTGTVKTGPLTGNPQGRNSPALAVMAASVTNIQFPDVSLQHVNPIESSGIALSETIPQMPSQPTISSPPKPTMTRVVSSTHLVNHPSDLQEIQQRTYPILY